In the Cystobacter fuscus DSM 2262 genome, one interval contains:
- a CDS encoding biotin/lipoyl-binding protein has protein sequence MTPPILSGTLQAHRIAAMLRAGQRVKKGQLLARLEDTALS, from the coding sequence GTGACGCCCCCCATCCTCTCCGGCACGCTCCAGGCGCATCGCATCGCCGCCATGCTTCGAGCAGGCCAGCGGGTGAAGAAGGGTCAACTGCTCGCGCGGCTGGAGGACACTGCCCTAAGCTAG